GGAAGTAAAGATACAAGCATGAAAATATGCTGATTCCAAGATGACAGAGTGTATGTAAATAGATAACACTACGCTAGGTTACCCCATAATGAGACGTGTGTACTTGGTTTCAGTAAAATTCATACTGGTTCAAAATAAACTCTTGATATAGAAATTTTTCAGTAATTCACTAAAATCAAGTAAATTGACTATCTTTGATGCTTTTGGAGCTTTTAGtactatttttcagaatttttattatgatttgcCATATTTTCGTCTCTGTATTTTCTCACTAAGTGCCATTTGAGGTGTATGGACAGTAATTCTGTATGGTTTCAGAGGAACAAGCTACCATTTACTAGAATATTTGTGGAAGAATTGAGATATCTGCACCTTAAAATACGGCACAATCTAGCCAATCAGAAATGTGTAGAAAGACATTCTAGACAAATGGAATACATTAGGAAGGCATAGAGGAGATGTTTAAAAGTAGATCATTTTGATTAGAGCAGAAGGTTTGTGTTGTGGAAAAAAATGACTAAAGAGGTAATTTGGAGCCAGGTGATAGAGACTTTTGAAAACCTGGaaggattttggattttgttcCAAAGGCCTATACTCTTCTAATTGGAGTATACATTCTTGTGAGGGCACAACTATATGGGACGTGCAAGTTCACAGGATAAACATGACACATCTTCTAGGAGCATCACTTTTTAAATACTTGggtggaaataaatatttttatatgaagatttttttgagacagagtctcactctgttgcccaggctagaatgcagtgttaggatcatggttcactgcaggcttgacttcccaggctccagcgattctcctgcctcagcctcccaagtagttgggattacaggcacctgccaccacacccaggtcatttttgtattttttgcagaggtggagttttgccatgttgcacaggctgatcttggactcctgggttcaagcagtgctcctgccccggcctcccaaagtagttggattacaggtgtgagccactgcaggcATGAAGATAGATTTATAAAGTATAAAACACAATTCACAtgcaattttaaagtaaaattctaAGATTTAAGCTAAGATCCCAATAAGATTCTGAAAGAAATTTGTGCATATAGTAAGTTATTTCATCCTGTAACTCCAGACAATAAAAGGATTTGTTTTCATTATCCTCTGCTGTTATACTTCTTCAGTAGATGAGCTTGAAAGACGCAGGTCCAGGCAGTATGCAGCCATTACAAATTTCTTTTCGGAAGATTGACAGGGAGAGGGATGTAAAATTAGGAGGAAAGAGGAGACTACTTATATAATCTAGCACTCAAGTTAAAGACAGTCTTTGGGGAAGAAAGCTTATAAGATTAAGAGACGTTTCAAGAGAAGATTGTATTGAACTTTGTGGCTTATGATACAAAAGAGGCAATTTACAAAGTTGAGTGAAAAGCTAGAGATGGCTTCTAGGTTCCAGGCTTCTGTGACTGGGAACATGCTGGTCATATTAATGGATATAAAGAAGTGAGGAAGATGGTGTGAGAGAGTATAAAGGAGGGAAAGGTGGGTAGAAAGGGATAGCAGTAGCAGTAAGGGGCTGGggaatttgttatttatttttttttgagtcagtctcgttctgtcacccaggatggagtacagtggtgtgatctcagctcactgcaacctccgcctcctgggttcaagcgagtctcctgtctcagcctcttgagtagctgggactataggcacatgccaccacgcctggctaatttttgtattttaagtagagacggggtttcaccatattggtcaggctggtcaaactcctgacctcaggtgatccacctgcctcggcctcccaaagtgctgacattacaggcgtgagccactgtgcctggcctgttatttttgatatgttgaaTTTGAGTGAAGTATAGGGTATTGAAGGGAGAAATGGCAAATAGGCAACGTAAGAAGGGGAACTGGAAAGAGACTTGGGATGAATATGTAGATTTTGGAACTTTATTCATGGTAAATAAAGGAGTCCATGAGAGCAGATAGAATGTCTGAGGGTCAGTGTAGAAAAGATGATTGAAGGTTGTCCATTGGCCCACAGTACTAAATATGAGAAAGGAATAGGGTTATAAAGATGGATTCATGTAAGGCATAATCCATGGAGAGTATAGTATTGTGAAAGCAAAATGAAGGTCAAGTTTGAAAAAAAGATATTCGTATTAGTAAGTAGTAGAGAGATGAAAGGGAAGGTAGTCTGAGAGATCAAAGGGGATTAGACTTCGCTTAGATCAGACAACTGTGAGTTAGTGATGGAATTTGAGCACTTTAAGTGAAGTAGTGAGGACAGGAGACAGTCGTGTGAACCATAAAGAAAAGagctcctttctcttcttctaccAGAAGTATCTTTCTGGTAGAAAAAAGCTTTATATGGGGAAAAAGTCTAATTTACTACTCCTGAAAGGAACAAAATGAAACATGTCGTatgagagttgttttttttttaaggaaaccaAATAGAGAAAGCAACTCATATattaaataatgaattattttgcatttgaaaTTGTCCACTTTTGGGGGAAGAGAGGAGCCATTTTGGTATTCTGGCCCTAAAAAAATCAACGTTAATTTCGACAGCTTAGTCTGTGGTCCTGAAAATTATAgattatttttacctttattattttgtacttttctggaacaaaatatttacataggATTCACATAGatcatacatatatttaatatatgtgacatataaaaatatatatgacacGTATATTGGATAATTTGAAATACATAATGCTAAGTATTGACAAAGGTAGGTCACCATATAACTTGGGCACTATATCCTTTAACAAATGggtttaatttaaaatttcttactggtaatttaaaaaaacatatttaaaaataaattctgacaAGTGATACTGTGGTAAAAAATTTGTACCTAATCTTTAGGGATTTAGGGTTTAAATTACTTaagttaaaaataacataatcatCCATCTGTTGTGATGTCAATAAAAATGCAAGAATAATTTAAATTTCTGTAATTTAGGGACTGGGTCTTTGTTTATTGAATTTTGAACATATATACATGCTTGTCGGGCTGTTTAAACATTCAGTAGCTTGTTACAAGTTTTATTTCTACTTGAAAACCTACACGAATGTATTAGAATCACAGCATATTTAGGGGAAATCTAAACTTTAACTCGATGTCACAAATATGTTCATTCTTACTGTAATCTGACAAGATCCCTTTACAATTATTTGTTTTCATAGTATTAAgtgttaaaatacataaaatgtatacagtatatattttaacaaatatgttAAGGTATAGTGATACCTCATGTTAAAGTCAATGTGACTTAGTAGTTGTCATCTCCATTTGTTTAAAGACAGCGAACTTTTTTTAATACCATATTTAATCCTGCTTCATTAGGTTTCATAAATAAATCATATCAAACATTTACTCCAAATTATTTTGTAGCAAAATGAGGCATCAGTTTCAAAATTTATATTACAGATTTTACACATACTCTGTGCTGacaatttttagttttgaaattaATACTACAGCATTTAAGAACTGTACAATTATCAGTCTTCTGTATTTAGTCAAGTTTAGAGTTTTAACAAGAAAACTAGTTTTTTAAACTGGGAAAGTTGTGATATTAGCTcgtatgacttttaaaataaaagtctcttaattttttatttagaaaagttaTTTAATAAGTTCACCTATTGATTATAATTTAGATTGTGACCATCTAAAATTGATTCCCAcatcacaaaatttaaaacaaatagtaTTATAAGAATTTTGATTGAGAAATGTAAACAGTATTCTTTAAGGTTATGTGATTGTATGTTTAATCTTAAATAGACAGTgactttaagataaaaaaaatctatttctcaaGCTTTCTCTTAAGGATTTAATACCAGATTATTAGACCACATTAACTTGGAATGAgtttaatgtttaaattattgCCTTTTAAATTTGCCTTAGTTCATTCAAAGCTTTCTGAATCTGTTGGATGGATCAACATTTTGGTTGATTTTATAGAGTATAACCTTCCATTTTGAGACTTCCAAGATAATCCTCTTCTCCTCTCTGGCTTAGATTTTGCTCTTGGTTTGTTATATTTaccatttaggttgttttctcCGCACTCATCATGCCACCACCAGCCTCCTAAAGGAGATAGATATGCAATTTAATGGGTACAGACTTGTATGTAGTTACTGTTACTGTATTTCCCCGTAAGTTTATCGTCCTTTCTTATAAATATGACTGTTTTAGATGCATGTATCCCAGTTTTAAATAATCTGTATAAGTCCCAGTTTTAAGTAATCTGTATAAATAATCTATAAACCTCCAAAAAGTAGAAAATCTGAGGAAGATTAGAGGTAAAATACCTGGTTGAACTAGAATGAACACTTTCATTATAGTTAAGAGGTTTTCATCTAGAGAGAAAACGCTTATTTGGGATTcggatttttaaaagttgtcatTGCAGATAATAGCTAATAGTATGGGAAGATACTTTGAAGATATGAAAATAAAGTATTGGTATCAGAAAAAGATACCTGAATAACCCTCTGGACAGTTGAAGTGTCCTTTTGCTTTGTGATCCCAAGTAGAAAACACCAAATCTTTGTTTTCTGGGATTGCATTGGGGATATTGCCAGTAATCTCAACTAGATGTAGCGTATAGTTGGTTTCGTGATTTCCCAAGTAAAAAGAATATTCAATATAATGTTTGTTGTCTTTCCAGTCTTCCAACTCAATTCGTAACACATAATTAGATTGCTTCACTATGGAGTATATCTTCTCTAGGCCCAACCAAAATTCTCctgaaaagaaaagttttaaaaatctgtgaatTAGTAACTACAGGTTGGACACTGAcagtttttttaagtgttttttattggTGCAACTAATTGAGTTGTTTAGTCTTGAATCCCGTGATCATTTTAgagtatcttaaaataataccttttaaaacaattttattgaagatatatgcacaaaaatgttaaaaatattaatagaactgAAAGTCTGATTATCCTTTCTATAATGCATATTACAAGACATGTTTCACCGGTGAAATGTGTTACAttattatagatattttaaagtCTCATCATTGGTAGAGGAATATTTTCTTGTAAGTCTTTATATGGATAAACTTTACTATCAGCTATTTATTAACATCCATATACAGTCAAGAGATTTGTTAAGCATTCCCAGAGACTTGAGTAATAATAATGTCACTTTCTTCAAATGTAAACCTGGCCTTTGGTATTTGCttaatatatgttttctttgtagaaaaagacaggaataaattttaaaaatcattctaaatttaaaagcatggttcttaataacttttttctataattttaaaaattatttttatcggaattaaaaacataaataacaaatataaatagaTTGTTCTTCATCACAATcctttttattaaagtatttaataaaatgctgttttcattaaacATTCACTATTGTCTTATTGCTATTGAGTTAGTAGGAAGCTTCATTTTAAGGATTGCTGGTAAATACAAGTACAAATGGGTTACTTTCTTACCAGAATTAAGTGAATATTCTTGACTTACCTGTCAGCCTTTTATTTTGGGGTTACACTCACTATTAGAAGATTTGGAGCTACAAAACTTATCACTAAGTATACCTTCTAGGTAGAGCTTTAACTGGTAGTTtgaatacaaaatttttaaatggtcaaATAGTACtgagcatttaaaaatttgatataaTAATGAATGTCTTCTACTTTATGAGTACTTAGACATCATGGATTTTTATATGTGCTTTTTGGATTTTAAACATCTGTTATTTTATCTTGCTTATTTTACTATTTGTAATCAAAATAGAATAATTTGCATTGAGTTAACTAATTCATTATAAGCCATACattctatatattatatttaaataattgaaattttaaaatgtatactgtaTGTCTGAGTTTCCTGGTCCTTTTAACTTCCAGTTAATTGATATATAAAACGTTAATGAGAGAATAGAGTGACTAATGCTAGGAGTGGTTCTTTTCACAGCTTATTTGTAACAGTTACTACTtataacatataacatttaaTCAAAATTGTCTTTAATAATTATAGTTATGATCATTGCAAGCCATCGAATTAAACTGTGATAAGTATATTTAAGAACAGACATGTAATTGTGATAAATGTAATTCAAATAATAACTGTTGTAATAAGTGTAATTTACTAACAAATGTGTAATTGtttgataataaattatatgaaGGCTGAGACTGCTCCTTGTTCATTACTACTTTTCCTAATACCTGGTCCATAAtaggttctcagtaaatatttgtagattagcaagtgaatgagtgaatgaatgtagTCCCCTTACCATCAAGCCTCCCGAAACCATATTTGTAGTTCTCCCACGTTTCATTGAAGTTTTGTGATCCATCTATTCGATGTTGAATTAATGTCCATGGACTACCTgaatataatgaatgaatgaaatgtatttttagtagatcgATGTTGACAGATGTAAAtaacacttttttgtttgtttgtttgattttaattGATGGTTTTGTAAGGTAGTTTATTAATGTTATggcaatacattttattatttattatggtCCCAAAAAGTTAAGTGAAGGGCAATTAATGAATTTTGGCATAGTAAACTTATTGATAATAGTCACTTCAGATTATTTTAGAGGAAAAGGAGAATATtgagtaaatacataaacaaggTAAAAGTATTAGATTTATACGAATActcatgttatatatattttgtatatatatgtataaaacaatGATAACCAGGTTAATCTTCCTAATACGTAATGAGTAACTTGAACTAACTACCGTCTATTCTCCTTAGACAGGTTTTACCTGATATAACATCACAGTAGACATGAAAAACTTGAGAGTTGCTGGGTCTGATGGCATACATGCCACTTATATGTTCACCTCTATTATAAATGGTAGTACAATCAGCAGGAATGCCTAGaatcaataaaatgttattacatCAGATTTAGGAATAATATCTTTGGAGCTTGAGATTTCACTTGACATTTTATGAAATTGTGGCAAGTGTAGCATTTTTTTCAGTAATGTTTATGTTAAAGCATTTTTCTTAGATGGCATGTTATTTAAGAGTGTAAGAATCATCTTACcaaactattttcttttaaaaaattaattattttttagagacagagtcttgttctatcaccaGTCTGGAGTCCAGTGACCTTTAACTTCGtaaatatttcagcatgtatCTCTTAAACAGGAGATTGTTCTCCTTTAAAACTGCAATACCATGATCACatctaagaaaattaataaacctTCTATATTATCTAATAATCAAgtccatatttatatttctctgattgtcttaggtatgtcttttaTAGGGTGTAAAAAGAACCCCAGCATCCAATTTAGGTTGATACATTGTATTTGATGGATATCTCTTAACTATCTTTTAGTTTAGAACAAGTCCTAAGAATAGGGAATTTGATAATAATAGCTTCAAGAAGGAAACCTACCAAGGTGTCTTACCATCAtgttttacatttcttatttCATTCAGCTGAAGAAGGGGAGTAGTTCTTGGTGCTCTTGGCTTGGAAGATAGAGAAATTTCTGTGGGTTCTTGAATACTAGTCCTTCTGAGCtgataaaagaatat
The DNA window shown above is from Symphalangus syndactylus isolate Jambi chromosome 19, NHGRI_mSymSyn1-v2.1_pri, whole genome shotgun sequence and carries:
- the ANGPTL3 gene encoding angiopoietin-related protein 3, whose amino-acid sequence is MFTTKLLLFIVPLVISSRIDQDNSSFDSLSPEPKTRFAMLDDVKILANGLLQLGHGLKDFVHKTKGQINDIFQKLNIFDQSFYDLSLQTSEIKEEEKELRRTTYKLQVKNEEVKNMSLELNSKLESLLEEKILLQQKVKYLEEQLTNLIQNQPETPEHPEVTSLKMFVEKQDNSIKDLLQTMEEQYKQLNQQHSQIKEIENQLRRTSIQEPTEISLSSKPRAPRTTPLLQLNEIRNVKHDGIPADCTTIYNRGEHISGMYAIRPSNSQVFHVYCDVISGSPWTLIQHRIDGSQNFNETWENYKYGFGRLDGEFWLGLEKIYSIVKQSNYVLRIELEDWKDNKHYIEYSFYLGNHETNYTLHLVEITGNIPNAIPENKDLVFSTWDHKAKGHFNCPEGYSGGWWWHDECGENNLNGKYNKPRAKSKPERRRGLSWKSQNGRLYSIKSTKMLIHPTDSESFE